A stretch of DNA from Brachyspira pilosicoli:
GAGTTTGTTAAGTTTTGTAATGAACTTGATAATTATTCAAAATAAAAAAATAATATTGAAAACATAAAAAAATAATATATAATATTTTAAAATTTAAAAAATAGGAATATAAATGAAAGCAATAATAATAATACCTACTTACAATGAAAAAGATAATATAGAGAAAATGATTAATACTGTATTGGCACTTCCAGAATATATAGAAATATTAGTAGTTGATGATAATAGCCCAGATGGTACAGCAAATATTGTTGAGAAATATTTAGATAACAACAGAGTTCATTTATTAAAAAGAGAAAAAAAAGAAGGACTTGGACCTGCTTATATAGCTGGGTTTAAACATTCTTTCCAGTATAATCCGGATTATGTTATAGAGATGGATGCTGATTTTTCTCATGACCCTAATTTTGTTGTTAAATTTGTTGATAGAATGGAAAAAGAGAATTTGGATTTAGTGATAGGTTCAAGATATTGTAATGGTATTAGTGTAGTTAATTGGCCTTTAAGAAGATTATTTTTATCATATTATGGAAACAGATATGCTTCATTTATATTAGGTTCAAAGATAATGGATATTACTGGCGGATTTAAATGCTTTAGAGTATCTGTATTAAAAACTATGAACTTCGACAATATTTTATCTGCTGGATATTCTTTCCAAATAGAGATGAATTATTCTTTTGAAAGCACTGGTAAAAAAGTATCAGAAGAGCCTATAATATTTTATGAAAGAAGAAGCGGTCAATCAAAAATGTCTAAAAACATAATAGCAGAAGCATTGTTTAGAGTGATTCGTTTAAGATTTAGAAATAAATCAAAATATTTTAATAAATAATTATATATTAATCTATTTTAGCACCTATACTTTTAAACTGTTCCAAAAAGTTAAAAGAAGATTTATTAATAGACTCAGCATCATCTATAACAATATCATTATTAGATACAGTAGAAGCAATACTTAAAGCCATAGCTATACGATGATCATTATGAGAGGTGGTGCTTCCTCCTTCTAATTTTTCAACACCCTCTATATAGATTTCATCATCTGTAACTTCTATTTTTGCCCCTATTTTAGTAAAACTATCTTTTAAATCATTAATCCTATCGCTTTCTTTGTATCTTAAACGGCTTGCATTATATAGTTTTGTAGTTCCTTTAGCAGTAGAAGCTAATGCCGTAATTATTGGAGCTAAATCTGGTATATCTGATACATCTATATCCATAGCATGAAGTTTTCCTGTTTTTTTAACTGTAATAGAACCATCTTCATTACAATTAATAGAAGCTCCCATAAACTTTAATATATTTAGTATCTCTTTATCACCCTGTATAGAATATTTATTTAATCCGTAAAGAGTAACCTCTCCGCCCAAAGCACCAGCAGCAGCAAAAAAAGCAGCATGAGACCAATCGGACTCTATTTCATAGTTAAGAGCTGAATATTCTTGAGAGCCATATATTTCTATGAGTGAGTTTTCCATATTTTTTGATATTTCTATCTTAGCCTCTTTCAATGTCTTTAATGTCATAAATACATAAGGAGATGATTCTAATTCGCCTTCAATTATAATTTTAGAATTACCCTCAAGCAAAGGAGCAGCAAACAATAAACCGCTTATAAATTGACTGCTAATATTGCCTTTTATTGTAAAATCTCCGCTTTTTAATTGACCTTTTATTGTAAGAGAGTCTTCTTTTTTATCAAAAAATAAACCTTGTGCTTGCCATATTTGTTCATATACTGATATAGGTCTAGAAAATAATTTTTTTGAACCAACAAAAGTTGTATTGATATTAAGAGCTGACATTATAGGAATAAGAAGCCTTAAACTAGTACCAGACTCTTTAACATCCACTACTATATCATTAATAGAATTATCTTTTTTAGGAATTACCCTCAAATAATCTAACTCTGGAACTAAATCTGCAAAATTAGAAACAGCATTTTTTGTTACTTCTATATCATCACCCACATTTTTCATCCAAGGTTTTAATATGCTTATATCTTTAGAAAGAGCAGCAGCTATTAAAGCCCTATGAGCATCACTTTTACTTATTTGTATATATACAGAACCATAAATATCATAAGAAGGTTTTACTACTAAAGACATACGAATCTCC
This window harbors:
- a CDS encoding polyprenol monophosphomannose synthase — encoded protein: MKAIIIIPTYNEKDNIEKMINTVLALPEYIEILVVDDNSPDGTANIVEKYLDNNRVHLLKREKKEGLGPAYIAGFKHSFQYNPDYVIEMDADFSHDPNFVVKFVDRMEKENLDLVIGSRYCNGISVVNWPLRRLFLSYYGNRYASFILGSKIMDITGGFKCFRVSVLKTMNFDNILSAGYSFQIEMNYSFESTGKKVSEEPIIFYERRSGQSKMSKNIIAEALFRVIRLRFRNKSKYFNK
- the aroA gene encoding 3-phosphoshikimate 1-carboxyvinyltransferase; this translates as MSLVVKPSYDIYGSVYIQISKSDAHRALIAAALSKDISILKPWMKNVGDDIEVTKNAVSNFADLVPELDYLRVIPKKDNSINDIVVDVKESGTSLRLLIPIMSALNINTTFVGSKKLFSRPISVYEQIWQAQGLFFDKKEDSLTIKGQLKSGDFTIKGNISSQFISGLLFAAPLLEGNSKIIIEGELESSPYVFMTLKTLKEAKIEISKNMENSLIEIYGSQEYSALNYEIESDWSHAAFFAAAGALGGEVTLYGLNKYSIQGDKEILNILKFMGASINCNEDGSITVKKTGKLHAMDIDVSDIPDLAPIITALASTAKGTTKLYNASRLRYKESDRINDLKDSFTKIGAKIEVTDDEIYIEGVEKLEGGSTTSHNDHRIAMALSIASTVSNNDIVIDDAESINKSSFNFLEQFKSIGAKID